One Mycobacterium marseillense DNA window includes the following coding sequences:
- a CDS encoding glycoside hydrolase family 57 protein, with the protein MFTLVLHTHLPWLAHHGRWPVGEEWLYQSWAAAYLPLMRVLTTLAGEDRRGLITLGVTPVVNAQLDDPYCLGGMHHWLANWRLRATEASAAASVRSIPRSKSAGYQSCTPEALRALGIRESAEAERALEDFATLWRHGGSPLLRGLLDAGTVELLGGPLAHPFQPLLAPRLREFALREGLADAGQRLAHTPSGIWAPECAYAPGLEHDYTAAGVTHFMVDGPSLHGDTALGRPVGDTDVVAFGRDLQVSYRVWSPKSGYPGHAAYRDFHTYDHLTGLKPARVTGRNVSSEGKAPYEPERADHAVDVHVADFVETVRNRLTSESARIGRPAHVIAAFDTELFGHWWYEGPTWLERVLRALPEAGVRVGTLNDAIADGFVGNPVALPPSSWGSGKDWQVWAGDQVADLVQLNNEVVDTALSTVDKALSQTATLDGPIPRDHVADQILRETLLTVSSDWPFMVSKDSAADYARYRAHLHAHATREIAGALASGRRDTAQRLAEGWNRADGLFGALDARRLPR; encoded by the coding sequence ATGTTCACCCTGGTTTTGCACACCCACCTCCCGTGGCTGGCCCATCACGGTCGCTGGCCGGTCGGCGAGGAATGGCTTTATCAATCCTGGGCGGCGGCCTACCTGCCGCTGATGCGCGTGCTGACCACGCTGGCCGGCGAGGACCGCCGAGGACTGATCACGCTGGGCGTCACGCCCGTGGTGAACGCGCAACTCGACGACCCGTATTGCCTTGGCGGCATGCATCATTGGCTGGCGAACTGGCGGCTGCGCGCGACGGAAGCCTCTGCGGCGGCCAGTGTGCGGTCGATTCCCCGATCCAAGTCGGCCGGCTATCAGTCATGCACACCGGAAGCATTGCGCGCCTTGGGCATTCGCGAATCGGCTGAGGCGGAGCGGGCCCTCGAGGACTTCGCCACCCTGTGGCGGCACGGCGGCAGCCCGCTGCTGCGCGGGCTACTCGACGCCGGCACGGTGGAACTGCTCGGCGGGCCGCTGGCCCACCCGTTCCAACCGCTGCTCGCCCCCCGGCTGCGCGAGTTCGCCCTGCGCGAGGGGCTGGCCGACGCGGGTCAGCGGCTGGCGCATACCCCCAGCGGCATCTGGGCACCCGAATGCGCGTACGCGCCCGGGCTGGAACACGACTACACCGCCGCCGGGGTCACGCATTTCATGGTCGACGGCCCGTCGCTGCACGGCGACACCGCGCTGGGCAGGCCCGTCGGCGACACGGACGTGGTGGCATTCGGGCGCGACCTGCAGGTCAGCTACCGGGTGTGGTCGCCGAAGTCCGGCTACCCCGGGCATGCCGCCTATCGCGACTTCCACACCTATGACCACCTCACCGGGCTCAAGCCGGCCAGGGTCACCGGCCGCAACGTGTCCTCGGAGGGCAAGGCGCCCTATGAGCCGGAGCGCGCCGACCACGCCGTCGACGTCCACGTCGCCGACTTCGTCGAGACGGTCCGCAACCGCCTGACGAGCGAGTCCGCGCGCATCGGGCGGCCCGCCCACGTGATCGCGGCCTTCGATACCGAACTGTTCGGCCACTGGTGGTACGAAGGCCCGACCTGGCTGGAGCGGGTGCTGCGCGCCCTGCCCGAAGCCGGCGTGCGGGTGGGCACCCTGAACGACGCGATCGCCGACGGCTTCGTCGGCAACCCGGTGGCTCTGCCGCCCAGCTCGTGGGGTTCGGGCAAGGACTGGCAGGTGTGGGCCGGCGACCAGGTCGCCGATTTAGTACAGCTCAACAACGAGGTGGTCGACACCGCGCTGAGCACCGTCGACAAGGCGCTGTCCCAAACCGCGACGCTGGACGGGCCGATCCCCCGCGACCACGTCGCCGACCAGATCCTGCGCGAGACGTTGCTCACCGTCTCCAGCGACTGGCCGTTCATGGTGAGCAAGGACTCGGCCGCCGACTACGCCCGCTACCGCGCCCACCTGCACGCGCACGCCACCCGTGAGATCGCGGGGGCCTTGGCGTCCGGCCGGCGCGACACCGCGCAGCGCTTGGCCGAGGGGTGGAACCGCGCCGACGGACTCTTCGGCGCCCTCGACGCGCGCAGGTTGCCGCGATGA
- a CDS encoding glycosyltransferase family 4 protein yields MKVLMVSWEYPPVVIGGLGRHVHHLSTALAAAGHDVVVLSRRPTGTDPRSHPSSDQISEGVRVIAAAQDPHEFTFGTDMMAWTLAMGHSMIRAGLNLKEPGSNNPWRPDVVHAHDWLVAHPAIALAQFYDVPMVSTIHATEAGRHSGWVSGALSRQVHAVESWLVRESDSLITCSGSMADEITELFGPGLAEITVICNGIETERWPFAARRPRPGPAELLYLGRLEYEKGVHDVIAALPRIRRTHPGTTLTIAGEGTQQRWLIEQARKHRVLKAIRFVGHLEHAELLAVLHRADAAVLPSHYEPFGIVALEAAAAGTPLVTSNIGGLGEAVIDGQTGVSCPPRDVTRLAAAIRRVLDDPDAAQQRARAARERLTSDFDWHTVADKTAQVYLAAKRGERQPQARLPIVEHALPDR; encoded by the coding sequence GTGAAAGTCCTGATGGTGTCGTGGGAATACCCCCCGGTGGTCATCGGCGGGCTGGGCCGGCACGTCCATCACCTGTCCACCGCGCTGGCCGCCGCCGGCCACGACGTCGTCGTGCTGTCACGCCGGCCCACCGGAACCGATCCCCGCAGCCACCCGTCCTCCGACCAGATCAGCGAGGGGGTCCGGGTGATCGCGGCCGCCCAGGACCCGCACGAATTCACCTTCGGCACCGACATGATGGCCTGGACGCTCGCGATGGGGCATTCCATGATCCGCGCCGGGCTGAACCTCAAGGAACCCGGCAGCAACAACCCGTGGCGTCCCGACGTCGTGCACGCCCACGACTGGCTGGTGGCTCATCCGGCGATCGCGTTGGCCCAATTCTATGACGTGCCAATGGTTTCCACGATCCACGCGACCGAGGCGGGTCGCCATTCCGGCTGGGTCAGCGGTGCGCTCAGCCGCCAGGTGCACGCGGTCGAATCCTGGCTGGTGCGCGAATCCGATTCGCTGATCACCTGTTCGGGGTCGATGGCCGACGAGATCACCGAACTGTTCGGCCCCGGCCTGGCCGAGATCACCGTGATCTGCAACGGCATCGAGACGGAGCGGTGGCCGTTCGCGGCGCGCCGACCGCGGCCTGGGCCGGCCGAACTGCTCTACCTGGGGCGGCTGGAGTACGAGAAGGGGGTGCACGACGTCATCGCCGCGCTCCCCCGGATCAGGCGCACCCACCCGGGCACCACGCTGACCATCGCCGGCGAGGGCACTCAGCAGCGCTGGCTGATCGAGCAAGCCCGTAAACACCGGGTGCTCAAGGCGATTCGGTTCGTCGGTCACCTCGAGCACGCGGAATTGTTGGCGGTATTGCATCGCGCCGACGCCGCGGTGTTGCCCAGCCACTACGAGCCCTTCGGCATCGTGGCGCTGGAGGCGGCCGCGGCCGGCACTCCCCTGGTGACGTCGAACATCGGTGGGCTGGGCGAGGCGGTGATCGACGGTCAGACCGGTGTGTCGTGCCCGCCGCGGGACGTGACCCGGCTGGCCGCGGCGATCCGCCGGGTGCTCGACGATCCGGACGCCGCGCAACAACGCGCGCGGGCCGCCCGCGAACGCCTCACGTCCGACTTCGATTGGCATACGGTGGCCGACAAGACCGCGCAGGTGTATCTGGCGGCCAAGCGCGGTGAGCGGCAGCCGCAGGCACGGCTCCCCATCGTCGAACACGCCTTGCCGGACCGGTAG
- a CDS encoding TIGR01777 family oxidoreductase codes for MGLDYSSVVHAPITDVFDWHARPGAFHRLSPPWQPMRLIAEASSLEDGRATLALPGGLRWVAVHQPDGYDPPRRFVDVLGGDGLATLPARTVVRWRHTHQFEDIGDGRTRVIDRVDTGVPGSLLRPMFDYRHRQLADDLAAHRLATENGMHPLTIAVTGSSGLVGSALTAFLRTGGHRVIALVRRSARGTDERRWDPDDPDPQLFAGVDAVIHLAGASIAGRFTDKHRNAVRDSRIGPTRRIAELLGRSDPSPAVLISASAVGYYGYDRGDDTLAEDSERGAGFLADVVADWEQATAPAQEAGLRVVRVRTGIVQSPRGGTLRLMRPLFSAGLGGRLGDGRQWLSWIGIDDLVDVYHRALWDETLSGPVNAVAPQPVRNAEYTSTLAAVLHRPAVLPVPPLGPRLLLGGQGARELACANQRVAPRKLVAAGHRFRQPDLNQALRHLLGRTA; via the coding sequence ATGGGCCTGGACTATTCGAGCGTGGTGCATGCGCCGATCACGGACGTCTTCGATTGGCATGCCCGGCCGGGAGCTTTCCATCGGCTCTCGCCGCCGTGGCAGCCGATGCGCCTCATCGCCGAGGCGTCCTCTCTGGAGGACGGACGGGCGACGCTGGCGCTGCCCGGCGGCCTGCGCTGGGTCGCGGTGCATCAGCCCGACGGCTACGACCCGCCGCGCCGGTTCGTCGACGTCCTCGGCGGTGACGGCCTGGCCACGCTGCCGGCGCGAACAGTGGTGCGGTGGCGGCATACCCACCAGTTCGAAGACATCGGTGATGGCCGCACCCGGGTGATCGACCGAGTCGACACCGGAGTGCCCGGATCGCTGTTGCGGCCCATGTTCGATTACCGCCACCGCCAGCTGGCCGATGACCTGGCCGCCCACCGGCTGGCCACCGAGAACGGCATGCATCCGTTGACGATCGCCGTCACCGGATCGTCGGGCCTGGTCGGTTCGGCGCTGACGGCGTTTTTGCGCACCGGCGGACATCGGGTCATCGCGCTCGTTCGGCGCAGCGCGCGCGGCACCGACGAACGGCGGTGGGATCCGGACGATCCCGACCCGCAGCTGTTCGCGGGCGTGGACGCGGTCATCCATCTCGCGGGCGCCTCGATCGCCGGACGGTTCACCGATAAGCACCGGAATGCCGTCCGTGACAGCAGGATTGGGCCGACCAGGCGGATCGCCGAACTGCTGGGCCGCAGCGACCCCAGCCCGGCCGTCCTGATCTCGGCGTCGGCGGTGGGCTATTACGGCTACGACCGCGGCGACGACACGCTCGCCGAGGACAGCGAGCGCGGTGCGGGATTTTTGGCCGACGTCGTGGCCGATTGGGAGCAGGCGACCGCACCCGCGCAGGAGGCGGGGCTGCGGGTGGTGCGGGTGCGCACCGGCATCGTCCAATCACCGCGCGGCGGCACCCTGAGGCTGATGCGTCCGCTGTTCAGCGCCGGGCTCGGGGGCCGACTGGGCGACGGCCGACAATGGCTGTCCTGGATCGGGATCGACGACCTGGTCGATGTGTATCACCGCGCCCTGTGGGACGAGACGCTGTCGGGGCCCGTGAATGCCGTTGCGCCGCAACCTGTCCGCAACGCGGAGTACACGTCGACCCTGGCGGCGGTGCTGCACCGGCCGGCGGTGCTGCCGGTGCCTCCGCTGGGGCCTCGCCTCCTGCTCGGCGGGCAGGGCGCTCGCGAACTCGCCTGCGCGAACCAGCGCGTGGCTCCCCGCAAGCTCGTCGCGGCCGGGCACCGGTTCCGTCAACCCGACCTGAACCAGGCACTGCGCCACCTGTTGGGGCGTACGGCTTGA
- a CDS encoding NAD-dependent epimerase/dehydratase family protein, translating into MSKRIVITGASGNVGTALLRRLADDGSDYDIVGIVRRRPPPDDVYRSVHWHEVDLADPGVEIQLLNVFRGAACVVHLAWGFQPTRNRRYLDAVGVNGSAAVLSAAHDAKVPQLLHMSSVGTYAAGCYGEKVDETFSTAGIPSSAYSRPKSAVEHMLDGYERDNPDGVGITRMRPGFILQRDAALGLRRYTLPAYVDPRWVRWLPLLPLDRALSVSVVHADDVADACVTAIEHRALGPFNLAAEPPVGRRDIAKAVRARPIHVPSPVLGLLVEATWRARLQPLDRGWLDMAFSLPLLATERARDVLGWSPRWSSEAALADLVDGFLHTWGTQSPVLRARSCVEAISRDLYEGPLTVRRVP; encoded by the coding sequence GTGTCCAAGCGCATCGTGATCACCGGGGCCAGCGGCAACGTCGGCACCGCCTTGCTGCGCCGGCTCGCCGACGACGGCTCCGACTATGACATCGTCGGGATCGTCCGCCGGCGGCCGCCTCCCGACGACGTCTATCGGTCCGTCCACTGGCATGAGGTGGACCTGGCCGACCCGGGCGTCGAAATCCAGTTGCTCAACGTCTTTCGCGGAGCCGCGTGTGTGGTTCACCTCGCGTGGGGATTCCAGCCGACCCGCAACAGGCGCTATCTGGATGCGGTCGGTGTCAACGGCAGCGCGGCGGTACTGAGCGCGGCACACGACGCCAAAGTGCCGCAGCTGCTGCACATGTCGTCGGTGGGGACCTACGCCGCCGGGTGCTACGGCGAGAAGGTCGACGAGACGTTCTCGACCGCGGGCATCCCATCCTCCGCCTACAGCCGGCCGAAATCCGCGGTGGAACACATGCTCGACGGCTACGAGCGGGACAACCCCGACGGCGTCGGAATCACCCGGATGAGGCCGGGTTTCATCCTGCAGCGGGACGCCGCACTGGGCCTGCGGCGCTACACGCTGCCCGCCTACGTGGACCCGCGCTGGGTGCGCTGGCTGCCGCTGCTACCGCTGGACCGCGCGCTGAGCGTGTCGGTGGTGCACGCCGACGACGTCGCCGACGCGTGCGTCACAGCGATCGAGCACCGCGCGCTGGGGCCCTTCAACCTGGCCGCCGAACCCCCGGTCGGCCGCCGCGACATCGCAAAGGCGGTGCGGGCACGCCCGATTCACGTGCCCTCGCCGGTGTTGGGACTGCTGGTGGAGGCGACGTGGCGGGCGAGGTTGCAGCCGCTGGATCGTGGCTGGCTGGACATGGCGTTTTCGTTGCCGCTGCTGGCCACGGAGCGCGCGCGTGACGTCCTCGGATGGTCGCCGCGGTGGAGTTCCGAGGCTGCGCTGGCCGACCTCGTCGACGGCTTCTTGCATACCTGGGGCACCCAAAGCCCGGTCCTTCGCGCGCGTTCGTGCGTCGAGGCGATCAGTCGTGACCTTTATGAGGGCCCGCTGACCGTGCGGCGGGTGCCCTGA
- a CDS encoding phosphodiesterase — protein sequence MSVLDLVAVPFQWGSAIRGKRFFHPIGVLAEGFVERVAPVGQGLPVPSSEIVARVSKAGGTPGPLPDFIGLAFRLPPREPAGTPWDILLVSSGSGVLSRAVALRPTASWNGQTLTTLMPSHFQDNNWWLRARTPSDIGGNGLSLDSVRKRLERGTIEIALDQACGSGDFTPLAHLTLTTAIDPGRHHDVSFDPVVNTAPGLSLRPRWLADLRTRAYRQSRDGRDADE from the coding sequence GTGAGTGTTTTAGATCTTGTGGCGGTGCCGTTCCAGTGGGGCTCCGCGATCCGCGGCAAGCGGTTCTTTCACCCGATCGGCGTGCTGGCGGAAGGCTTCGTCGAACGCGTCGCCCCGGTGGGCCAGGGCTTACCGGTGCCTTCGTCGGAGATCGTGGCGCGCGTGTCCAAGGCCGGTGGCACGCCTGGACCGCTGCCCGACTTCATCGGTCTGGCTTTCCGGCTGCCCCCTCGGGAGCCTGCTGGCACGCCATGGGACATCTTGCTGGTCTCGTCGGGGTCCGGGGTGCTCTCCCGTGCGGTGGCGCTGCGGCCGACCGCGTCGTGGAACGGTCAGACGCTGACCACGCTGATGCCGTCGCATTTCCAGGACAACAATTGGTGGCTGCGAGCCCGAACTCCGAGCGACATCGGCGGAAACGGCTTGTCGCTGGACAGCGTCCGAAAGCGCCTCGAGCGCGGCACAATCGAGATCGCACTCGACCAGGCGTGCGGCAGCGGCGATTTCACACCGTTAGCGCACTTGACGCTGACCACCGCCATCGATCCGGGGCGACACCACGACGTGTCGTTCGATCCCGTCGTCAACACGGCGCCGGGCTTGAGCCTGCGCCCGCGGTGGCTCGCCGATCTGCGCACCCGGGCATATCGGCAGAGCCGCGACGGTCGGGATGCCGATGAGTAG
- a CDS encoding STAS domain-containing protein, with translation MAKFARAHVFVYARCLATVVRIDGEIDAANADDLTEAIRGFARLKTPVVLDLSRLCFVSVEGFRALLVVNDELRKARVHCGVVAGTALRPLLRIVHDNGLATAGSVPEAFQTIEDIVRARRRFVSDLTRSRQPRSQVSRSAAS, from the coding sequence ATGGCTAAATTCGCCCGGGCACACGTGTTCGTCTATGCGCGCTGCCTCGCCACGGTGGTGCGCATCGACGGCGAGATCGATGCCGCGAATGCCGACGACCTCACCGAGGCCATCCGCGGCTTCGCCCGACTCAAGACCCCGGTGGTCCTCGATTTGAGCAGGCTGTGTTTCGTCAGCGTCGAAGGCTTTCGGGCGTTGCTGGTCGTCAACGACGAGCTCCGCAAAGCCCGCGTGCACTGCGGCGTGGTCGCCGGCACGGCCCTCCGGCCGCTGCTGCGCATCGTGCACGACAACGGGTTGGCGACCGCCGGCTCGGTACCGGAAGCGTTTCAAACCATCGAAGACATCGTTCGAGCGCGACGTCGCTTTGTCTCCGATCTTACCCGTAGCCGACAGCCGCGAAGCCAGGTCAGTCGCAGCGCCGCGTCTTAA
- a CDS encoding polyprenyl synthetase family protein, with protein MGALSFSPAAASAPAPGWSDSDDFGEWRSNVRQTVLAEVADFVAERRAAELAGPGIEAVGEILADFVSGGKCLRSTFMYLGWRCGAPPDPAALRAAASFELVHAFALLQDDVMDGSDVRRGRPSAHRQFGQWHRERGLPGPSRRFGESAAILLGDLCLIWGEQMLRDSGVDPQRLQRAWPRYDAMRAELAVGQFADLTNDARQAPGLEFVLDVARRKSGNYTVRRPLEIGAAMAGCDAHTLSQLGRYGGAVGEAFQLRDDVLGVFGSPTVTGKPGAGDLLERKATSVVVAAHQLAGPTTRRELTELANREALGEDAIARWKALIIETGAVGLIEQMISDRVASARAHLGDLPIEEPVRIALDKMATACTDRAV; from the coding sequence ATGGGAGCTTTGTCGTTTTCGCCCGCTGCCGCGTCAGCGCCAGCGCCCGGCTGGTCGGACAGCGACGACTTCGGCGAGTGGCGGTCGAACGTCCGGCAGACGGTGCTGGCCGAGGTCGCAGACTTCGTCGCCGAGCGACGCGCCGCCGAACTGGCCGGGCCGGGTATCGAAGCGGTAGGCGAAATTCTGGCCGACTTCGTCTCCGGCGGCAAATGCCTGCGGTCGACGTTCATGTATCTGGGGTGGCGGTGCGGTGCGCCGCCCGACCCCGCGGCCTTGCGGGCGGCGGCGAGTTTTGAGTTGGTGCACGCCTTCGCGCTGCTGCAAGACGACGTCATGGACGGCTCCGACGTGCGGCGCGGCCGCCCGTCGGCGCATCGCCAATTCGGGCAGTGGCACCGGGAGCGCGGATTGCCGGGCCCCTCACGGCGATTCGGCGAGTCCGCCGCGATCCTGCTCGGAGACCTCTGCCTGATATGGGGCGAACAGATGCTGCGCGACAGCGGAGTCGATCCCCAACGGCTGCAACGGGCGTGGCCGCGCTATGACGCGATGCGGGCCGAGCTCGCCGTGGGACAGTTCGCCGACCTGACCAACGACGCGCGGCAGGCGCCCGGGCTGGAATTCGTGCTCGACGTGGCACGGCGTAAATCGGGCAACTACACGGTGCGCCGGCCCCTGGAGATCGGGGCGGCCATGGCCGGCTGCGACGCCCACACACTGTCCCAACTTGGCCGCTACGGCGGCGCCGTCGGCGAAGCGTTCCAGCTCCGCGACGACGTGCTCGGCGTCTTCGGATCCCCCACGGTGACGGGTAAGCCCGGCGCCGGAGATCTGCTCGAGCGCAAGGCAACCAGCGTCGTGGTGGCCGCCCACCAGCTCGCCGGCCCGACCACCCGCCGTGAACTCACCGAGCTGGCGAATCGTGAGGCCCTCGGGGAGGACGCGATCGCCAGGTGGAAAGCGCTGATCATCGAGACCGGCGCCGTGGGGCTGATCGAGCAGATGATCAGCGACCGGGTCGCGTCCGCGCGTGCCCACCTCGGCGACCTGCCGATCGAGGAACCCGTCCGCATCGCGCTGGACAAAATGGCCACGGCCTGTACGGATCGCGCCGTATGA
- the crtI gene encoding phytoene desaturase family protein: MRTIEGRADHVVVIGAGLAGLSAALHLAGRDRAVTVVEREPWPGGRAGRLDIDGYRIDTGPTVLTMPDIIDETFAAVGETRSDRLELLAVDPAYRAVFADGSALDVHSDADRMANAIVEFAGSGQAAGYRRLREWLTRLYRTEFDGFIGANFDSPLSLLTPQLARLTAIGGFRKWDRMVKRHISDPRLQRIFTFQSLYAGVAPRDALAVYAVIAYMDTISGVVFPRGGVRALPDALAAAAADAGVRFCYGATVTALEQSGGRVTAVRTEQTGRISCDAVVLTTELPQTYALLGRTPRRPVRLRASPSAVVAHLGCPAVAPDTAHHTILFGGAWDQTFTDIIRDGRVMADPSLLVTRPTAGDPALAPEGRDLLYVLAPAPNLERGSIDWSRAGGAYTEGLIAHVADRLLPGLRDDATVLDVVTPADWARQGMAAGSPFALAHTFGQTGPFRPANMVRGVDNAVLAGSSTVPGVGVPTTLISGRLAADRVTGAAERSTTHLDMKAGLP; this comes from the coding sequence ATGCGCACCATCGAAGGACGCGCCGATCACGTCGTGGTGATCGGCGCCGGGCTGGCCGGCCTGTCCGCGGCCCTGCACCTGGCCGGCCGGGACCGCGCGGTCACCGTGGTGGAACGTGAGCCATGGCCGGGCGGGCGGGCCGGCCGCCTCGACATCGACGGGTACCGGATCGACACCGGGCCAACGGTGCTCACCATGCCGGACATCATCGACGAGACGTTCGCGGCCGTCGGCGAAACTCGGTCCGACCGGCTGGAGCTGTTGGCCGTCGATCCCGCCTACCGCGCCGTGTTCGCCGACGGCAGCGCGCTCGACGTGCACAGCGATGCGGACCGGATGGCCAACGCGATCGTCGAGTTCGCCGGTTCCGGGCAGGCGGCAGGCTACCGCCGGCTGCGGGAGTGGTTGACACGGTTGTACCGCACCGAATTCGACGGGTTCATCGGTGCCAATTTCGATTCCCCGCTCTCGCTGCTCACCCCACAGCTGGCGCGGCTGACGGCGATCGGCGGCTTCCGCAAATGGGACCGGATGGTCAAGCGGCACATCAGCGATCCGCGCCTACAGCGGATCTTCACCTTCCAATCGCTGTATGCCGGGGTGGCGCCGCGTGACGCCCTGGCGGTCTACGCGGTCATCGCCTACATGGACACCATCTCGGGCGTGGTGTTTCCGCGCGGCGGCGTGCGCGCGCTGCCCGACGCGCTGGCCGCGGCGGCCGCCGATGCCGGCGTCCGATTCTGTTACGGCGCAACCGTGACCGCACTCGAACAATCCGGCGGCCGAGTCACGGCCGTACGCACCGAACAGACCGGGCGCATCTCGTGCGACGCAGTGGTGCTGACCACCGAACTGCCCCAGACCTACGCGCTGCTGGGCCGCACACCGCGTCGCCCCGTGCGGCTGCGAGCCTCACCGTCGGCGGTGGTGGCTCACCTCGGATGCCCCGCGGTCGCCCCCGACACGGCCCACCACACGATCCTGTTCGGCGGGGCCTGGGATCAGACCTTCACCGACATCATCCGCGACGGCCGGGTCATGGCCGATCCGTCGCTGCTGGTGACGCGCCCGACGGCTGGTGACCCGGCCCTGGCGCCGGAGGGGCGCGATCTGCTCTACGTCCTGGCCCCGGCGCCGAACCTGGAGCGCGGCTCCATCGACTGGTCGCGGGCCGGCGGCGCCTACACCGAGGGCCTCATCGCCCACGTTGCGGACCGGCTGCTCCCCGGATTGCGGGACGACGCAACGGTTCTCGACGTCGTCACCCCCGCCGACTGGGCCCGTCAGGGCATGGCGGCCGGCAGCCCGTTCGCGCTCGCCCACACCTTCGGGCAGACCGGACCGTTCCGCCCGGCCAACATGGTCCGCGGCGTCGACAACGCGGTGCT